From Amycolatopsis sp. cg9, one genomic window encodes:
- a CDS encoding MgtC/SapB family protein yields the protein MTIFEMLLRVGAGVGLGAVIGVERQFRARLAGLRTNALVAVGATLFVLLSAHGFGGLASSGDADPTRVAAQIVSGIGFLGAGVIMRDGLNVRGLNTAATLWCSAAVGALAGAGLYAVAAAGTAVVVGVNVVLRPLGRAVDRRPDAGDETPTRYAFQAVTRDATEAHVRALLVQSLTRTDFRLLSVLSTDREDRTVEVRAELVGDQRDDAQMEAAVSRLSLEPSVSSVRWEAVPA from the coding sequence ATGACCATTTTCGAAATGCTGCTGCGCGTCGGCGCCGGGGTCGGCCTGGGTGCCGTCATCGGGGTCGAGCGCCAGTTCCGGGCCCGGCTGGCCGGGCTGCGCACCAACGCGCTGGTCGCCGTCGGGGCGACCCTCTTCGTGCTGCTGTCCGCGCACGGCTTCGGCGGGCTGGCGTCCAGCGGCGACGCCGACCCGACGCGGGTGGCCGCCCAGATCGTGTCGGGCATCGGGTTCCTCGGCGCCGGGGTCATCATGCGCGACGGCCTCAACGTCCGCGGCCTCAACACGGCCGCGACGCTGTGGTGCTCGGCCGCGGTCGGCGCGCTCGCGGGCGCCGGGCTGTACGCGGTCGCGGCGGCCGGGACCGCCGTCGTGGTCGGGGTGAACGTGGTGCTGCGGCCGCTCGGGCGCGCCGTCGACCGCCGCCCGGACGCCGGCGACGAGACGCCGACGAGGTACGCGTTCCAGGCCGTCACGCGCGACGCGACCGAGGCGCACGTGCGGGCGCTGCTCGTGCAGTCGCTGACCCGCACGGACTTCCGGCTGCTGTCGGTGCTGAGCACGGACCGCGAAGACCGCACGGTCGAGGTCCGCGCCGAGCTGGTCGGCGACCAGCGCGACGACGCCCAGATGGAGGCGGCGGTGTCGCGGCTTTCGCTGGAGCCGTCGGTGTCCAGCGTGCGCTGGGAAGCCGTGCCCGCATGA
- a CDS encoding aconitate hydratase — protein MPLELDVTAPASKDSFGAKDTLKVGDASYEVFRLNKVEGAERLPYSLKILLENLLRTEDGANITADHIRALGSWDPNADPSIEIQFTPARVIMQDFTGVPCVVDLATMREAVTDLGGDPDKVNPLAPAELVIDHSVIIDVFGRADAFERNVEIEYERNRERYQFLRWGQGAFDEFKVVPPGTGIVHQVNIEHLARTVMSRNGQAYPDSCVGTDSHTTMVNGLGVLGWGVGGIEAEAAMLGQPVSMLIPRVVGFKLTGEIPAGVTATDVVLTITEMLRRHGVVGKFVEFYGESVAAVPLANRATIGNMSPEFGSTAAIFPIDEETVRYLKLTGRSAEQVALVEAYAKEQGLWHDSSREATYSEYLELDLSTVVPSIAGPKRPQDRIELSDAKSSFRKSIHDYVDGEDLTPHTKMDEASEESFPASDAPSLSFAEDDAAPVTSSAANGASGRPSKPVKVSTSDRGEFVLDHGAVVIASITSCTNTSNPSVMLGAALLARNAVDKGLAVKPWVKTSMAPGSQVVTDYYTKANLWPYLEKLGYHLVGYGCTTCIGNSGPLSDEISAAIQENDLTAVSVLSGNRNFEGRINPDVKMNYLASPPLVIAYALAGTMDFDFANQPLGQDTDGNDVFLKDIWPTAKEIQETIDYAITQEMFTKDYADVFDGGERWKSLPTPEGKTFEWDAESTYVRKPPYFEGMTPEPAAVTDITGARVLAKLGDSVTTDHISPAGAIKPGTPAAQYLTEHGVEKKDFNSYGSRRGNHEVMIRGTFANIRLRNQLLDDVQGGYTRDFTQEDAPQAFIYDAAQNYAAAGTPLVVLGGKEYGSGSSRDWAAKGTSLLGVRAVITESFERIHRSNLIGMGVIPLQFPQGESASSLGLDGTETFDIAGITKLNDGETPRTVHVTATKADGTKVEFEADVRIDTPGEADYYRNGGILQYVLRKMTQA, from the coding sequence ATGCCACTGGAGTTAGACGTGACCGCACCTGCCAGCAAGGACAGCTTCGGCGCCAAAGACACGCTGAAGGTCGGCGACGCCTCGTACGAGGTGTTCCGCCTGAACAAGGTCGAGGGCGCCGAGCGGCTGCCCTACAGCCTGAAGATCCTGCTCGAAAACCTGCTGCGCACCGAGGACGGCGCGAACATCACCGCCGACCACATCCGCGCGCTCGGCTCGTGGGACCCCAACGCCGACCCGTCGATCGAGATCCAGTTCACGCCCGCCCGCGTGATCATGCAGGACTTCACCGGCGTGCCGTGCGTCGTCGACCTCGCCACCATGCGCGAGGCGGTCACCGACCTCGGCGGCGACCCCGACAAGGTCAACCCGCTCGCCCCCGCCGAGCTTGTCATCGACCACTCGGTCATCATCGACGTCTTCGGCCGCGCCGACGCCTTCGAGCGCAACGTCGAGATCGAGTACGAGCGCAACCGCGAGCGCTACCAGTTCCTGCGCTGGGGCCAGGGCGCCTTCGACGAGTTCAAGGTCGTCCCGCCGGGCACCGGCATCGTGCACCAGGTCAACATCGAGCACCTCGCGCGCACGGTGATGAGCCGCAACGGCCAGGCCTACCCCGACTCCTGCGTCGGCACCGACTCGCACACCACCATGGTCAACGGCCTGGGCGTGCTGGGCTGGGGCGTCGGCGGCATCGAGGCCGAGGCCGCCATGCTGGGCCAGCCGGTCTCGATGCTCATCCCGCGCGTCGTCGGCTTCAAGCTGACCGGCGAGATCCCGGCCGGCGTCACCGCCACCGACGTCGTGCTCACCATCACCGAGATGCTGCGCCGCCACGGCGTGGTCGGCAAGTTCGTCGAGTTCTACGGCGAGAGCGTGGCCGCGGTGCCGTTGGCCAACCGCGCCACGATCGGCAACATGAGCCCGGAGTTCGGCTCCACCGCGGCGATCTTCCCGATCGACGAGGAGACCGTCCGCTACCTCAAGCTGACCGGCCGCTCGGCCGAGCAGGTCGCGCTGGTCGAGGCCTACGCGAAGGAGCAGGGACTCTGGCACGACTCCTCGCGCGAGGCGACCTACTCCGAGTACCTCGAGCTGGACCTTTCGACGGTCGTCCCGTCGATCGCCGGCCCGAAGCGCCCGCAGGACCGCATCGAGCTGTCGGACGCGAAGTCGTCGTTCCGCAAGTCGATCCACGACTACGTGGACGGCGAGGACCTCACGCCGCACACCAAGATGGACGAGGCTTCGGAGGAGTCCTTCCCGGCCAGCGACGCCCCGTCGCTGTCGTTCGCCGAGGACGACGCCGCGCCGGTCACCAGCTCCGCCGCGAACGGCGCGTCGGGCCGGCCGAGCAAGCCGGTCAAGGTCTCCACGTCGGACCGCGGCGAGTTCGTCCTCGACCACGGCGCCGTGGTGATCGCCTCGATCACCTCGTGCACCAACACCTCGAACCCGTCGGTCATGCTCGGCGCCGCGCTGCTCGCGCGCAACGCCGTGGACAAGGGCCTCGCGGTCAAGCCGTGGGTGAAGACGTCGATGGCGCCGGGCTCGCAGGTCGTCACCGACTACTACACCAAGGCCAACCTGTGGCCGTACCTGGAGAAGCTGGGCTACCACCTGGTCGGCTACGGCTGCACCACGTGCATCGGCAACTCCGGCCCGCTCTCGGACGAGATCTCCGCGGCGATCCAGGAGAACGACCTCACCGCGGTCTCGGTGCTCTCGGGCAACCGGAACTTCGAAGGCCGGATCAACCCCGACGTGAAGATGAACTACCTCGCGTCGCCGCCGCTGGTCATCGCCTACGCGCTGGCCGGGACGATGGACTTCGACTTCGCGAACCAGCCGCTGGGCCAGGACACCGACGGCAACGACGTCTTCCTGAAGGACATCTGGCCGACGGCGAAGGAAATCCAGGAGACCATCGACTACGCGATCACGCAGGAGATGTTCACCAAGGACTACGCCGACGTCTTCGACGGCGGCGAGCGCTGGAAGTCGCTGCCCACCCCGGAGGGCAAGACCTTCGAGTGGGACGCCGAGTCCACCTACGTCCGGAAGCCCCCGTACTTCGAGGGCATGACCCCGGAGCCGGCGGCGGTCACCGACATCACCGGCGCGCGCGTGCTGGCGAAGCTGGGCGACTCGGTCACCACCGACCACATCTCCCCCGCCGGCGCGATCAAGCCGGGCACCCCGGCCGCGCAGTACCTGACCGAGCACGGCGTGGAGAAGAAGGACTTCAACTCCTACGGCTCGCGGCGCGGCAACCACGAGGTGATGATCCGCGGCACCTTCGCGAACATCCGGCTGCGCAACCAGCTGCTGGACGACGTGCAGGGCGGCTACACCCGCGACTTCACCCAGGAGGACGCCCCGCAGGCGTTCATCTACGACGCGGCCCAGAACTACGCGGCGGCGGGCACCCCGCTGGTCGTGCTGGGCGGCAAGGAGTACGGCTCGGGCTCGTCGCGCGACTGGGCGGCCAAGGGCACCTCGCTGCTGGGCGTCCGCGCGGTGATCACCGAGTCGTTCGAGCGCATCCACCGCTCGAACCTGATCGGCATGGGCGTCATCCCGCTGCAGTTCCCGCAGGGCGAGTCGGCCTCGTCGCTCGGCCTCGACGGCACGGAGACGTTCGACATCGCGGGCATCACCAAGCTGAACGACGGCGAGACCCCGCGCACCGTGCACGTCACCGCCACCAAGGCCGACGGCACGAAGGTGGAGTTCGAAGCGGACGTCCGCATCGACACCCCGGGTGAGGCGGACTACTACCGCAACGGCGGCATCCTGCAGTACGTGCTGCGGAAGATGACGCAGGCGTAA
- the egtD gene encoding L-histidine N(alpha)-methyltransferase: MTEVDLDHHRSGDAVTAELRADVVAGLTAERKWLPPKWFYDAEGSELFEKITQLPEYYPTRSEREVLAAHAGDVAELTGAHTLVELGSGSSEKTRLLLDALTAHGTLEAFVPLDVSESALADAAEAISADYPGLTVRGVVGDFTQHLALLPGGQPRVVAFLGGTIGNFLPAERAAFLRSVRDVLDEGEWLLLGTDLVKDAGILERAYDDAAGVTAEFDKNVLRVINARLGANFDTDEFDHVSHWDAENEWIEMRLRARRALTVEIPGADLTVGFAEGEHIRTEISAKFRPSGVEAELAAAGFELAHWWTDSQQRFGVSLARSVRG, from the coding sequence ATGACCGAAGTCGATCTCGACCACCACCGCTCCGGCGACGCCGTCACCGCGGAACTGCGCGCGGACGTCGTCGCCGGGCTCACCGCCGAGCGGAAGTGGCTGCCGCCGAAGTGGTTCTACGACGCCGAAGGCAGCGAGCTGTTCGAGAAGATCACCCAGCTGCCGGAGTACTACCCGACCCGCAGCGAGCGCGAGGTGCTGGCCGCGCACGCCGGCGACGTCGCGGAGCTGACCGGCGCGCACACGCTCGTCGAGCTGGGCTCGGGGTCGAGCGAGAAGACCCGGCTGCTGCTCGACGCGCTCACCGCGCACGGCACGCTGGAGGCGTTCGTCCCGCTCGACGTGTCCGAGTCGGCGCTCGCCGACGCCGCCGAGGCGATCTCGGCGGACTACCCGGGCCTGACCGTCCGGGGTGTCGTCGGCGACTTCACCCAGCACCTGGCCCTGCTGCCCGGGGGCCAGCCCCGCGTGGTGGCGTTCCTCGGCGGCACCATCGGCAACTTCCTGCCGGCCGAGCGCGCGGCGTTCCTGCGGTCGGTCCGGGACGTCCTGGACGAAGGGGAGTGGCTGCTCCTGGGCACCGACCTGGTCAAGGACGCGGGCATCCTCGAACGCGCCTACGACGACGCCGCGGGCGTGACGGCGGAGTTCGACAAGAACGTGCTGCGGGTGATCAACGCCCGGCTCGGCGCGAACTTCGACACCGACGAGTTCGACCACGTCTCGCACTGGGACGCGGAAAACGAATGGATCGAGATGCGGCTGCGGGCCCGGCGCGCGCTCACGGTCGAGATCCCCGGCGCGGACCTCACCGTGGGCTTCGCCGAGGGCGAGCACATCCGCACGGAGATCTCCGCCAAGTTCCGGCCGTCCGGTGTCGAGGCGGAGCTGGCCGCGGCCGGGTTCGAGCTGGCGCACTGGTGGACCGACTCCCAGCAGCGGTTCGGGGTGAGCCTGGCAAGATCTGTGCGTGGCTAA
- a CDS encoding glutamate-cysteine ligase family protein: MTEASTVHDFPEKSGSASNQTARVLADRAAGEAYVASVCFKHGPPRLTGVELEFTVHHADDPARPLDPDELATALGAHTPRTLRPDSPATPLPAGSPVSLEPGCQVEISTPPQATLRELDAVVSADLRHLRTLLARHGLELGETGIDAHRAPRRLLRTPRYAAMERRFAGIGPGGIAMMCSTAGLQVCVDAGEADQHAFRWAAAHAMGPPLLALFANSRVHAGRDTGFASARWLAVHDTEAARSRTERVGGEPAAEWAARLMDTPLLVLPRGDRPWDAPEGLTFADWIDGRGAAALLPKPTSADLDYHLTTMFTPVRPQGYLEIRYLDAQPPDAWLPPVALVTALLARPSTVDKVLDLCAPVAGRWSTAARCGMDDPGLAAVAAALADLGCAELGETGLADESITEISESVQGRVSRSRSEA; the protein is encoded by the coding sequence ATGACAGAAGCGTCTACGGTGCACGATTTTCCCGAGAAGTCGGGTAGTGCGTCGAACCAGACCGCGCGGGTCCTCGCGGACCGCGCGGCCGGGGAGGCGTACGTGGCATCGGTGTGCTTCAAGCACGGGCCACCCCGCCTGACCGGCGTGGAGCTGGAGTTCACCGTGCACCACGCCGACGACCCGGCAAGACCCCTCGACCCCGACGAACTGGCCACGGCGCTGGGCGCCCACACCCCGCGGACACTGCGTCCCGACAGCCCCGCCACGCCCCTCCCGGCCGGCAGCCCGGTCAGCCTCGAACCCGGCTGCCAAGTCGAAATCTCCACCCCTCCCCAGGCCACGCTCCGCGAGCTCGACGCGGTCGTCTCGGCCGATCTGCGCCACCTGCGCACCCTCCTCGCCCGGCACGGGCTCGAACTCGGCGAAACCGGCATCGACGCGCACCGCGCGCCGCGCAGGCTCCTGCGCACGCCGCGCTACGCGGCGATGGAACGCCGGTTCGCGGGGATCGGCCCCGGCGGCATCGCGATGATGTGCAGCACCGCGGGCCTGCAGGTGTGCGTCGACGCGGGGGAGGCCGACCAGCACGCCTTCCGCTGGGCGGCCGCCCACGCCATGGGCCCGCCGCTGCTGGCCCTCTTCGCCAACTCCCGGGTCCACGCCGGGCGCGACACGGGGTTCGCCTCGGCCCGCTGGCTGGCGGTGCACGACACCGAAGCGGCCCGGTCGCGCACCGAAAGGGTCGGCGGTGAACCCGCGGCGGAGTGGGCCGCCCGGCTGATGGACACGCCGTTGCTGGTGCTGCCCCGCGGCGACCGGCCGTGGGACGCCCCGGAGGGGCTGACGTTCGCCGACTGGATCGACGGCAGGGGCGCGGCCGCCCTGCTGCCGAAGCCGACATCGGCGGACCTCGACTACCACCTCACGACGATGTTCACCCCGGTCCGCCCGCAGGGGTACCTGGAGATCCGGTACCTCGACGCGCAGCCGCCGGACGCGTGGCTGCCGCCGGTCGCGCTCGTCACGGCGCTGCTGGCCCGCCCGTCCACTGTGGACAAGGTGCTCGACCTGTGCGCCCCGGTGGCGGGCCGGTGGAGCACCGCGGCGCGGTGCGGGATGGACGATCCGGGGCTGGCCGCCGTGGCGGCCGCGCTGGCCGACCTCGGCTGCGCCGAGCTGGGCGAGACCGGGCTGGCGGACGAATCGATCACCGAGATCAGCGAGAGCGTGCAGGGGCGCGTGTCCCGATCGAGGAGTGAAGCATGA
- a CDS encoding LysR substrate-binding domain-containing protein, whose protein sequence is MELSLHRLRMLRELHRRGTVTAAAAALHYTASAVSQQLAQLERDVGAKLFERLGRRVQLTELGTLLTEHAEEILGSVERATLALEEAQEARTVRLTAGVWASVASGLLPTALTALAGDHPGIEVRTRELAPEDTAEAVRDGSLDLSFVIDYSDSPMAWDAGLERAVVAVERLHAAVPRGAVPSGSASLDDLAEHPWILASAKSHFGRAMRTACQRHGFAPKINHEVEEQSTAMAMVGAGLGITLVSDLGLRLLRPPGIDVVTLTTPLLRTVSIAYRRTAFRRPALHLVIEAVRASAAELGLGTESALP, encoded by the coding sequence ATGGAGCTTTCGTTGCACCGCTTGAGGATGCTTCGCGAGCTGCACCGCCGGGGAACCGTGACGGCGGCGGCCGCCGCGCTGCACTACACCGCTTCGGCGGTATCGCAGCAGCTCGCGCAGCTGGAACGCGACGTGGGCGCGAAGCTGTTCGAACGGCTCGGCCGCCGGGTCCAGCTGACCGAGCTGGGCACCCTGCTCACGGAGCACGCGGAAGAGATCCTCGGCTCGGTGGAGCGCGCGACCTTGGCACTTGAGGAGGCGCAGGAGGCCCGCACGGTCCGGCTGACCGCCGGGGTGTGGGCGTCGGTGGCCTCCGGCCTGCTCCCGACGGCGCTGACCGCGCTGGCCGGCGATCACCCCGGGATCGAGGTCCGTACCCGCGAGCTGGCGCCGGAGGACACCGCCGAGGCGGTCCGGGACGGCAGCCTCGACCTGTCGTTCGTCATCGACTACTCGGACTCGCCGATGGCGTGGGACGCCGGGCTGGAGCGCGCGGTCGTGGCCGTGGAACGCCTGCACGCCGCGGTGCCGCGGGGGGCGGTGCCCTCGGGGTCGGCGTCGCTGGACGACCTCGCCGAGCACCCGTGGATCCTCGCCAGCGCCAAGTCGCACTTCGGCCGCGCGATGCGCACCGCCTGCCAGCGGCACGGGTTCGCCCCGAAGATCAACCACGAGGTCGAGGAGCAGTCGACGGCGATGGCGATGGTGGGCGCCGGCCTGGGCATCACGCTGGTCTCGGACCTCGGCCTGCGCCTGCTGCGGCCGCCGGGGATCGACGTCGTCACCCTCACCACGCCGTTGCTCCGGACGGTGTCGATCGCCTACCGGCGGACCGCGTTCCGGCGGCCCGCGTTGCACCTGGTGATCGAGGCCGTGCGCGCTTCGGCGGCCGAATTGGGACTGGGCACCGAGTCCGCTTTGCCCTGA
- the egtB gene encoding ergothioneine biosynthesis protein EgtB: MSTEAEALDDLSAQDLRARAAEALTRARARSVALTDAVDDEDLVRQHSKLMSPLVWDLAHIGVQEELWLVRDVGGREPLRPDIDDIYDAFQHARADRPELPLLGPAEARAYVKQVREKAFDVLERVPLQGSRLTERAFAFGMITQHEQQHDETMLATHQLRQGDPVLHAPEPPAARAGALPAEVLVPGGAFTMGTSAEPWALDNERPAHEVAVDAFWLDTVPVTCGAYAEFLDSGGYDDERWWSPAGWAYRTGNGITAPRFWKREQDGWWRTRFGAYERITAAEPVVHVSYHEAEAFAAWAGRRLPTEAEWEKAARFDPATGRSRRFPWGDEEPGAEHANLGQRHLRPAPAGAYPAGASPTGVHQLIGDVWEWTSTDFHGYPGFAPFPYREYSEVFFGPEYKVLRGGSFGTDSAAIRGTFRNWDYPIRRQIFAGFRTARDAAPGEVG; encoded by the coding sequence ATGAGCACAGAGGCAGAAGCACTGGACGACCTGAGCGCGCAGGACCTGCGCGCCCGTGCCGCCGAAGCACTGACGAGGGCGCGGGCGCGCAGCGTGGCGCTGACCGACGCGGTCGACGACGAAGACCTGGTCCGCCAGCACTCGAAGCTGATGTCGCCGCTGGTCTGGGACCTGGCGCACATCGGCGTGCAGGAGGAGCTGTGGCTGGTCCGCGACGTCGGCGGCCGGGAGCCGCTCCGCCCGGACATCGACGACATCTACGACGCCTTCCAGCACGCCAGGGCCGACCGCCCGGAGCTGCCGCTGCTCGGGCCGGCCGAGGCGCGCGCCTACGTGAAGCAGGTCCGCGAGAAGGCGTTCGACGTGCTGGAGCGCGTGCCGCTGCAGGGGAGCAGGCTGACCGAGCGGGCGTTCGCGTTCGGCATGATCACCCAGCACGAGCAGCAGCACGACGAGACCATGCTGGCCACCCACCAGCTGCGCCAGGGCGACCCGGTGCTGCACGCGCCGGAGCCGCCCGCCGCCCGCGCCGGGGCGTTGCCCGCCGAGGTGCTGGTGCCGGGCGGCGCGTTCACGATGGGCACGTCGGCCGAGCCGTGGGCGCTGGACAACGAGCGCCCGGCGCACGAGGTCGCCGTCGACGCGTTCTGGCTGGACACAGTCCCGGTCACCTGCGGGGCGTACGCCGAGTTCCTCGACAGCGGCGGCTACGACGACGAGCGCTGGTGGAGCCCGGCGGGCTGGGCGTACCGGACCGGGAACGGCATCACCGCCCCGCGGTTCTGGAAGCGGGAACAGGACGGCTGGTGGCGGACCCGCTTCGGCGCGTACGAGCGGATCACCGCCGCTGAGCCGGTCGTGCACGTCTCCTACCACGAAGCCGAGGCCTTCGCGGCCTGGGCCGGGCGGCGGCTGCCGACCGAAGCGGAGTGGGAGAAGGCCGCGCGGTTCGACCCGGCCACCGGCCGGTCGCGCCGGTTCCCCTGGGGTGACGAGGAACCGGGCGCCGAGCACGCCAACCTCGGCCAGCGGCACCTGCGGCCGGCGCCGGCGGGCGCGTACCCGGCCGGCGCGTCGCCGACGGGCGTGCACCAGCTCATCGGCGACGTCTGGGAGTGGACGAGCACCGACTTCCACGGCTACCCGGGCTTCGCGCCCTTCCCGTACCGGGAGTACTCGGAGGTGTTCTTCGGGCCGGAGTACAAGGTGCTGCGCGGCGGCTCGTTCGGCACCGACTCGGCGGCGATCCGCGGCACGTTCCGCAACTGGGACTACCCGATCCGGCGGCAGATCTTCGCCGGCTTCCGCACCGCCCGCGACGCGGCACCCGGCGAGGTGGGCTAG
- the egtC gene encoding ergothioneine biosynthesis protein EgtC yields the protein MCRHIGYLGEPVSPAEVLFRAPHSLLVQSYAPADMRGGGSVNADGFGLGWYPGPGSPPLRHRRSTPLWTDETLPPLAAAVTSGAFVAAVRNGTTGMPVTEAAAAPFTAGPWLFSHNGVVRGYPDSLAELAKTLPITELLTLEAPTDSAVLWALLRARLAAGEDPLRAVAELIAAVEAAAPGSRLNFLLTDGETLIGTTWTHALSVLETPAGVLLASEPGDGDPRWRPVPDHHAVRATAAGVELLPLTQENP from the coding sequence ATGTGCCGCCACATCGGCTACCTCGGCGAGCCGGTCTCGCCCGCCGAGGTGCTCTTCCGCGCCCCGCATTCGCTGCTGGTGCAGTCCTACGCGCCGGCGGACATGCGCGGCGGCGGCTCCGTGAACGCGGACGGGTTCGGGCTGGGGTGGTACCCCGGCCCGGGCTCGCCGCCGCTGCGCCACCGCCGCTCGACTCCACTGTGGACGGACGAGACGCTGCCGCCGCTGGCCGCGGCGGTCACCTCGGGTGCGTTCGTCGCCGCGGTCCGCAACGGCACCACCGGCATGCCGGTGACCGAAGCGGCCGCGGCGCCGTTCACCGCCGGGCCGTGGCTGTTCAGCCACAACGGCGTCGTCCGCGGCTACCCGGATTCGCTGGCCGAACTGGCCAAGACCCTGCCGATCACGGAGCTGCTGACCCTGGAGGCACCGACGGATTCGGCGGTGCTCTGGGCACTGCTGCGCGCCCGGCTCGCCGCGGGCGAGGACCCGCTGCGGGCGGTGGCGGAGCTGATCGCCGCCGTCGAAGCGGCCGCGCCCGGCTCGCGCCTCAACTTCCTGCTCACCGACGGCGAGACGTTGATCGGCACGACCTGGACGCACGCGTTGTCGGTGCTCGAGACACCGGCCGGCGTACTGCTGGCCTCCGAACCCGGTGACGGCGACCCGCGCTGGCGGCCCGTCCCCGACCACCACGCCGTGCGCGCCACCGCGGCCGGCGTCGAACTGCTTCCCCTGACCCAGGAGAACCCATGA
- a CDS encoding nitroreductase family deazaflavin-dependent oxidoreductase — MRTARFVVWADKKLHKAFGGRVSLVALAGLPSLRLTTTGRKSGLARSTNLLYYPHGDAFVLTASNWGRPHDPAWSLNLRADPKATVAVAGRPIDVVARELTGEEYAAMWRELLEFWPGYAMEQREAGRPLPVFLLTGVVG; from the coding sequence ATGCGCACGGCGCGGTTCGTGGTGTGGGCGGACAAGAAACTGCACAAGGCGTTCGGCGGCCGGGTGAGCCTCGTGGCGCTCGCCGGGCTGCCGTCGCTGCGCCTCACGACGACGGGCCGCAAGAGCGGACTGGCGCGCAGCACCAACCTGCTCTACTACCCGCACGGCGACGCCTTCGTGCTGACGGCGTCCAACTGGGGCCGCCCGCACGACCCGGCGTGGTCGCTGAACCTGCGGGCGGACCCGAAGGCGACGGTCGCGGTCGCGGGACGGCCGATCGACGTCGTCGCGCGGGAGCTGACCGGCGAGGAGTACGCCGCGATGTGGCGGGAGCTGCTGGAGTTCTGGCCGGGGTACGCGATGGAGCAGCGGGAAGCCGGCCGGCCGTTGCCGGTTTTCCTGCTCACCGGGGTCGTCGGGTAG
- a CDS encoding alpha/beta hydrolase: MRSFALVGALVAGLATAGTAGTAAAATEAAVKPAVVGATAAPNWGTCPADTLAGVPADQVKYYSCARYRVPIDHDNATLGTIDIALLKRAARTPDKRVGSLFLNPGGPGGSGLRMPIGGQFYFQPQVLDRFDLVGFDPRGVGQSNPLRCFTTQEDADEVFSAQIPVPLSRAEISGTLASYRDYGQFCKNNAGSLLNHMSTKDVVRDLDTLRAAVGDRKLTFVGFSYGTLIGSTYTSMFPKQSRAIVIDGNVDPALRTSDGVQYDRERAQGFEISLDGFLKRCDQVGAKCAFSDGNPRAKFDELREYLRKQPITIPGGGTVDINQFTGGVSSVLYSPSAFPGLAEDLQALYTAIHPAGAQAQALQAKPLKALTPGKQGLADQNPDSPYTSDDSYFAVNCSDKPFRIKQDEVPGIAAKWERESPTFGRYQAFADTAGCPVWPAKKPDAYRGPWRAKTDVPVVVVGNYYDPATQYKFAQRMAQELGNARLLSVDAFGHCILGDALGVDKAVADYLTDLKVPASGQVFQPNVQPFETPAAQG, encoded by the coding sequence ATACGCTCGTTCGCGCTGGTCGGAGCGCTGGTGGCCGGGCTCGCCACCGCCGGGACGGCGGGTACCGCCGCGGCTGCCACCGAAGCCGCGGTCAAGCCGGCGGTCGTCGGGGCGACCGCCGCGCCGAACTGGGGCACCTGCCCGGCGGACACCCTCGCCGGGGTGCCCGCGGACCAGGTGAAGTACTACAGCTGCGCCCGCTACCGGGTGCCCATCGACCACGACAACGCCACGCTCGGCACCATCGACATCGCCTTGCTCAAGCGCGCGGCCCGCACGCCGGACAAGCGCGTCGGCTCGCTGTTCCTCAACCCCGGCGGCCCGGGCGGGTCCGGCCTGCGGATGCCGATCGGCGGCCAGTTCTACTTCCAGCCGCAGGTCCTCGACCGCTTCGACCTCGTCGGGTTCGACCCGCGCGGGGTCGGGCAGAGCAACCCGCTGCGCTGCTTCACCACCCAGGAGGACGCGGACGAGGTCTTTTCCGCGCAGATCCCGGTGCCGCTGTCGCGCGCCGAGATCTCCGGGACGCTGGCCAGCTACCGCGACTACGGGCAGTTCTGCAAGAACAACGCGGGTTCGCTGCTCAACCACATGTCCACCAAGGACGTCGTGCGCGACCTCGACACGCTGCGCGCGGCGGTCGGCGACCGGAAGCTGACGTTCGTCGGCTTCTCCTACGGGACGCTGATCGGCTCGACCTACACCTCGATGTTCCCGAAGCAGTCGCGGGCCATCGTGATCGACGGCAACGTCGACCCGGCGCTGCGCACCAGCGACGGCGTGCAGTACGACCGCGAACGCGCGCAGGGCTTCGAGATCTCCCTCGACGGCTTCCTCAAGCGGTGCGACCAGGTCGGCGCGAAGTGCGCGTTCAGCGACGGCAACCCGCGGGCGAAGTTCGACGAGCTCCGCGAGTACCTGCGCAAGCAGCCGATCACCATCCCCGGTGGCGGCACGGTCGACATCAACCAGTTCACCGGCGGCGTTTCGAGCGTCCTGTACTCGCCGTCGGCGTTCCCCGGCCTGGCCGAGGACCTGCAGGCGCTCTACACCGCCATCCACCCGGCGGGTGCGCAGGCCCAGGCCCTGCAGGCCAAGCCGCTCAAGGCGCTCACCCCGGGCAAGCAGGGCCTGGCCGACCAGAACCCGGACAGCCCCTACACCAGCGACGACTCGTACTTCGCCGTCAACTGCTCGGACAAGCCGTTCCGGATCAAGCAGGACGAGGTGCCGGGCATCGCCGCCAAGTGGGAGCGTGAGTCGCCGACGTTCGGCCGCTACCAGGCGTTCGCCGACACGGCGGGCTGCCCGGTGTGGCCGGCGAAGAAGCCGGACGCCTACCGCGGCCCGTGGCGGGCCAAGACCGACGTCCCGGTCGTCGTGGTCGGCAACTACTACGACCCGGCGACGCAGTACAAGTTCGCCCAGCGGATGGCGCAGGAGCTGGGCAACGCCCGGCTGCTGTCGGTCGACGCGTTCGGCCACTGCATCCTCGGGGACGCCCTCGGCGTCGACAAGGCCGTGGCCGACTACCTGACCGACCTCAAGGTGCCGGCGAGCGGGCAGGTGTTCCAGCCGAACGTCCAGCCGTTCGAGACGCCGGCCGCACAGGGCTGA